The following proteins are co-located in the Sphingopyxis sp. YR583 genome:
- a CDS encoding TonB-dependent receptor — MTIRGAIYLRLGTSALAACLVLPAAAHAQARSVAMTIPAQDLGSALKAIAAASGEQVIFRGDVVRGKRSNAVQGSYTAERAIAIAIEGKGLSISRSPRGIILVVASTAVSKVGKGSSTDGEIIAATPEEAEIIVTGSRIRGTTPPGANILTIDRRAIDSSGYATTQQILQSIPQAYGGGANEATSGATGASGANQNAAYGSTINLRGLGPSSTLVLVNGSRPALGGISGTFADISTIPVSAIRRIEVLADGASAIYGSDAVAGVVNILTRRDFTGLETSLRYATADGDFDELQISQIAGAKWASGRAVLALEYNRRGALAASDRDFATQDLRRWGGGDFRSQFANPGTIAAGGQTFAIPAGQDGRSLAGSDLVSGAENRQDGWQNADLLPRQTRYSAYGSVEQAVGDNLTFDVESLYARRNFARRVNPAGYQSSIVVTAANPFYVDPVGTGMPISVRYDFTDDLGPRTDLGHVEAISGTAGARFRRGPWAIDLRGTFGRQSEVFRTINIPNFARVGVAAGRTDPATAFNPFGEGSNSSQAVLDYIRGSTESRGRSTLWSGSLKADGPLFDLPGGPARLALGYEHRGEQFRRNVRSDQYGLEPTFSNAGSDGDRNIEAFFAELVAPVVGEDNDIPGVRSLTLSGAVRREHYNDFGATLDPKFGISWVVIDGLRLRGSFGTSFRAPGFADLVQDDLSNVSFITPLDDPASPTGTSNALFIRGNKLGMKPEKARTFTFGADIEPLVLPGLRIAATYYDIRYKDRIVDLTPVLFQMLRNRASYQALIVDAPPLALLESYINSPGFLDFYGLDASDVDVFIDAQTQNLAVTRQRGIDFDIQYRTALASGMARIGIDGTYILQMKQAASGTAPYVNLLDTINNPVALRMRGLVGWNSDSWSLSAQANYTGHYSNNILAPAERVKSWLTIDAQVGYRFTDRKGALSGLSLSLGATNLFDRDPPYAAFSFNGITAVGYDPQNANPIGRVVSLQLTKSW; from the coding sequence ATGACCATTCGTGGCGCAATCTATCTTCGTCTCGGGACTTCGGCTCTTGCTGCCTGTCTCGTGCTACCGGCTGCGGCGCATGCGCAGGCCCGTAGCGTCGCAATGACGATTCCCGCACAGGATCTGGGGAGCGCGCTTAAGGCGATCGCCGCCGCATCGGGCGAGCAAGTCATTTTCCGGGGCGACGTCGTCCGTGGGAAACGGAGCAACGCCGTGCAGGGCTCCTATACGGCGGAGCGTGCGATCGCGATTGCGATAGAAGGGAAGGGGCTGTCCATTTCGCGTTCGCCGCGCGGCATCATCTTGGTCGTCGCGAGCACTGCGGTGAGCAAGGTGGGAAAGGGCAGCTCGACTGACGGCGAGATTATCGCTGCCACGCCGGAAGAAGCCGAAATCATTGTTACAGGGTCGCGCATCCGTGGAACTACGCCGCCCGGCGCCAACATCCTGACGATCGACCGGCGGGCGATCGATAGCAGCGGCTACGCCACGACACAGCAAATCCTCCAGTCGATCCCGCAGGCTTATGGTGGCGGTGCGAATGAGGCGACATCGGGGGCGACTGGGGCCAGCGGAGCCAACCAGAATGCGGCCTATGGCTCGACAATCAACCTGCGGGGACTGGGGCCGTCATCGACCCTCGTGCTCGTCAATGGCAGCAGGCCCGCGCTCGGAGGCATATCTGGCACATTCGCGGATATATCGACGATCCCGGTGAGCGCGATCAGGCGGATTGAAGTTCTCGCCGATGGCGCATCGGCGATCTATGGCTCGGATGCCGTTGCGGGGGTCGTGAATATCCTGACGCGCCGGGATTTCACGGGACTGGAGACCAGCCTGCGCTATGCGACGGCTGACGGCGATTTTGACGAGCTGCAGATTAGTCAGATCGCAGGCGCCAAATGGGCGTCGGGCCGGGCCGTCCTCGCTTTGGAATATAATCGTCGCGGGGCGCTTGCGGCGAGTGATCGGGATTTCGCCACACAGGACCTTCGGCGATGGGGAGGGGGCGATTTTCGATCCCAATTCGCCAATCCCGGAACGATTGCAGCCGGAGGACAGACCTTTGCGATTCCCGCCGGCCAGGATGGACGCAGCCTGGCCGGTTCAGACCTCGTAAGCGGCGCGGAAAATCGACAAGATGGTTGGCAAAATGCCGATCTTCTTCCGCGCCAGACCCGATATTCGGCCTATGGGAGCGTGGAGCAGGCCGTGGGTGACAATCTGACCTTCGATGTCGAGAGTCTCTACGCACGGCGGAATTTTGCGCGCCGCGTAAATCCTGCCGGCTATCAATCCAGCATCGTCGTGACGGCCGCCAACCCCTTCTATGTGGATCCGGTCGGTACAGGGATGCCGATCAGCGTCCGTTATGATTTCACCGACGATCTCGGCCCACGGACCGATCTTGGCCATGTCGAGGCCATCAGCGGCACAGCCGGTGCGAGGTTCCGCCGGGGACCATGGGCTATCGACCTGCGCGGTACGTTCGGGCGGCAAAGCGAAGTCTTCCGGACGATCAACATTCCGAACTTTGCCCGGGTTGGAGTTGCGGCAGGGCGAACGGACCCGGCGACCGCGTTCAATCCCTTTGGCGAGGGCTCGAATAGCAGCCAGGCGGTCCTCGATTATATCCGCGGTTCGACAGAAAGCCGGGGCCGTTCGACCCTCTGGTCGGGCTCGCTCAAGGCCGATGGTCCGCTCTTCGACCTTCCGGGCGGACCGGCTCGTCTCGCGCTCGGATATGAGCACCGCGGTGAGCAATTCAGGCGCAACGTCCGGTCCGATCAATATGGCCTCGAGCCAACATTCTCCAATGCCGGGTCGGACGGCGATCGCAATATCGAAGCTTTTTTCGCCGAGCTCGTTGCGCCCGTCGTCGGTGAAGATAACGATATTCCCGGGGTTCGAAGCCTCACGCTTTCCGGCGCGGTGCGCCGTGAGCATTATAATGATTTTGGAGCGACGCTTGATCCCAAGTTCGGGATCAGCTGGGTCGTGATCGACGGCCTCCGGCTGCGGGGAAGTTTCGGAACATCATTCCGCGCTCCCGGATTTGCCGATCTCGTCCAGGACGACCTCTCCAACGTCTCCTTCATTACGCCGCTTGACGATCCCGCGTCGCCGACAGGTACGAGCAACGCACTCTTCATTCGGGGAAACAAGCTTGGAATGAAGCCGGAAAAGGCGCGGACCTTCACGTTCGGCGCCGATATCGAACCGCTCGTTCTTCCTGGCCTGCGGATTGCCGCAACCTATTATGATATCCGGTACAAGGACCGGATCGTCGACTTGACGCCGGTGCTTTTCCAGATGCTGAGAAATCGGGCCTCCTATCAAGCCCTGATTGTCGACGCGCCGCCGCTGGCACTCCTGGAATCCTATATCAACAGCCCGGGTTTTCTCGATTTCTATGGCCTTGACGCATCGGACGTCGACGTCTTCATCGATGCACAGACGCAGAATCTCGCGGTGACGCGCCAGAGGGGCATCGATTTCGACATCCAGTATCGGACGGCGCTCGCGAGCGGGATGGCGCGCATCGGGATCGACGGCACCTATATTCTGCAAATGAAGCAGGCCGCGAGCGGGACCGCGCCCTATGTGAATTTGCTAGATACGATCAACAATCCCGTCGCACTCAGGATGCGCGGCCTTGTCGGCTGGAACAGCGATAGCTGGTCATTGTCCGCGCAAGCAAATTATACCGGCCATTACAGCAACAATATCCTGGCCCCTGCTGAGCGGGTCAAATCCTGGCTCACAATCGATGCGCAGGTCGGATATCGGTTCACTGACCGGAAGGGAGCGCTGTCCGGACTCAGCCTGTCGCTCGGCGCGACAAATCTGTTCGACCGCGACCCGCCTTATGCGGCCTTTTCATTCAACGGTATTACGGCGGTCGGATATGATCCCCAGAATGCCAATCCGATCGGTCGCGTGGTCTCGCTTCAACTCACCAAGAGCTGGTAG